AGGCCGTGGTCGCCCGCCTCATGGCCGACGTCCCCGTCGGCGCCTTCCTCTCCGGGGGCCTCGACTCCAGCGCCATCTGCGCCCTGCTCCGCCAGCACGTCGACGACCTCCACACCTTCACCGTCGGCCTCGAGGGCAGCCCCGACCTGGTGGCGGCCCGGGTGGTGGCCGAGCACCTGGGCACGATCCACCACGAGCACGTGCTCACCGTCGACGAGGTCGCCGCCGCCGTGCCCGAGGTCGTGGTCGCGCTGGAGTCCTTCGACCAGGACCTGGTGCGCTCGGCCGTGCCGACCTGGTTCGTGTCCCGCCTGGCGGCCCAGCACGTGAAGGTCGTGCTCACCGGCGAGGGGGCCGACGAGCTCTTCGCCGGCTACGCCTACCACAAGGCCATCACCGACCCCGTCGCCCTCCAGGCCGAGGCCCGGCGCTCCATCGGCGAGCTGCACCACGTCAACCTCCAGCGGGTCGACCGCATGACGATGGCCCACTCGCTCGAGGCCCGGGTGCCGTTCCTCGACACCCGGATGATCGCCACCGCCCTGGCCCTGCCGGCCGAGATGCGCCTGCCCACCGTCGGGGGCATCGAGAAGACGCTGCTGCGGATGGCCGTCGACGACCTGCTGCCCCACGACATCGTGTGGCGGGACAAGGCCCAGTTCGACGAGGGGTCGGGCACGGCCGACCTGCTGCCCACCCTCGAGCACCTCTCCGACGGGATCGACCTCGACGCCTACCGGGCGGCCCAGCCCGGCACCGACCTCCGCTCGGTGGAGGAGTGCGGCTACCACCAGATGCTCGCCCGCGGCGTCGACCACCCCGAGGTGGTCCTGCCCACCGTGGCCCGCTGGGCCGACCGCCCGGCGGCCTGAGAGCGCGTCGCGGCCGCTCAGGCCGCGGCCCGGGCGGGCTCGGCGACGGCCGGCGCGTCGGTGCGGCTGTCCTCGCCCCCGGGGAGGGCGTAGCGCCAGATCTTGCGCATGGTGGTGCCGATCTGACGGCTGAAGCGGCCGGTGTTGTACGGCAGCCCGTAGCGCTCGCACAGGCCCCGCACCCGCACCGACACCTCGGCGTAGCGGTTCGAGGGCATGTCGGGGAACAGGTGGTGCTCGATCTGGAAGCTCAGGTTCCCCGACACGAGGTGGAACGGCCCGGAGCCCTCGATGTTGGCCGCCGCCAGCAGCTGGCGCAGGTACCACCCGGCGCGGGTCTCGTCCTCGACCACCTGGCAGTCGAACAGGTGGACCCCGTCGGGGAAGTGGCCGCAGAAGATGATGAGGTAGGCCCACACGTTGCGGAGGAGGTTGGCCGAGGCGTTGGCCACCGCCACGTCGGCGAACCGGGGCCCGGCCAGGGCCGGCCACAGCACGTAGTCCTTGGCCATCTGGCGGCCGGCCTTGCGGGCGAAGCCCCGGAGCAGCTCGACCTGGGTGGCCTTCTCCTCGGTGGTGCCCGAGAGCAGCTTCTCGGGGTCGAGCTCGTGGAGGCCCACGCCGTACTCGAACAGGAGCATGAGCAGGGTGTTGTAGGCGGGCTGGGCCAGGTACACGGGGTTCCACGGCTGCTCCGACGAGGTGCGGAGGATCTCGTAGCCGATGTCGCGGTCCTTGCCCATCACGTTGGTCCACGTGTGGTGGACGATGTTGTGGCCGTGCTTCCAGTGGTCCGAGGCGCAGGTGGTGTCCCACTCCCAGGTGGTGGAGCTGATCTCGGGGTCGTCCATCCAGTCCCACTGGCCGTGCATCACGTTGTGGCCGATCTCCATGTTCTCCAGGACCTTGGCCAGGCCGAGGCCGACCGCGCCCAGGCCGAGGAGGCCGAGCCCCACGCGCGCCCCGGGGCCCGAGCGGACGCCGCGCCCGCGGCGCGCCCGGAGCAGGGCGCCCGCCTCCATCACGACCCGGGAGCCGACGGCCAGGGTGCGCTGGGTGCGGATCAGGCGCTTGATGTAGCGCTCGTCGTCGGTGCCCAGGCTGGCGATGGTCTCGTCGTAGATCGCGTCGAGCTCCCGGCCGATGGCCTCCACCTCCTCGGCGTCGAGGTCGAGCGGGAGGGTGGTGTGGGGTGCGGTCACGATGTCTCCTGGAGGTCGATGGTGCAGTCGCCCGCAGCCGCCGCGGTGCAGATCTGCACCGCGCGCCCGGGCTCGTCGATGAGGTCGCCGGTCCGCAGGTCGCGGACCGAGCCGGTAGCGAGGGGGACGTCGCAGGTGTGGCAGATCCCCATGCGACACCCGTGGGCGGGGTTGAGGCCGGCGTCCTCGGCCACCCGCAGCAGGGGGGTGGTGGCATCGGCGTCGGCCTCCACCTCGGTCCCGCCGGACAGGAACGTGGCCGTGCCGCCCCGGGCGTCGGCGTCGATCTCGGCGAGGGACGCCCGGAAGCGCTCCACGTGGACCGGGCGGGCCCCGGGGGCGTCGCGGTGGTGGTCCTCCACCGCCTCGATGAGGCCCTGGGGCCCGCACACCCACACCTCCCGCTCCTGCCAGTCGGGGCACAGGGCGTCGAGCTGCTCCCGGCAGAAGTGGGACCCGCCGTCGCTGCGGGTGAGGACGGTGTGGAGGTCGTAGCGGCGGTGCTCGGCGGCCAGGCGCTCGAGCTCGGCCCCGAAGATCACGTCGTGGCGGGTGGGGGCGTAGTGCAGGTGGGCCACGTCGGGCATGTTCCCGACGAGCGCCCAGGTCCGCAGCATGCTCATCACCGGCGTGATGCCGGAGCCGGCGGTGACGAGGAGGGGGCGCACCGGGACGGCCTCGGGCACGAGGAAGTCGCCCTGGGGCAGCCCGATGGGCAGGTGCGTGCCGGGCCGGAGGTCGCGGACGAGGTGGCCGGACATGCGGCCGCCCTCGAGCACCTTCACGGTGATGGTGATGCACCCGTCCCGCCGCTCGGGCGAGGACGAGATGGAGTAGGTGCGGGTGAAGCGCCGACCGTCGATGGGCACCCCGACGCGGATGTGCTGGCCGGCCCGGTGGCGGCGCCACCCCCGGCCGGGGCGCAGGGTGAGGGTGCGGGCGTCCGGTGTCTCGTCCCACACGTCCTCGACCCGGGCCTGGAGCCGGTGGGAGCTCCACAGCGGGTTCACCAGCTCCACGTAGTGCGACGCGCGCAGGGGGGTGGCGAAGGCGTCGACCACCTCTCCCACCCGCTCCTTGATGCGCATGTCCCGGTCCTTCCCGTCGGTCCGAGACGTCCTACCCGGGGTGCTACCGACGGTAACATGTCAGGTGTCACCCCGTCGGCGGACGGGCCTCAGGGCACGGTCAGCACCACGTTGCCGAGGGCCCGGCGCTCGTCGAGGCGGGCCAGGGCGGCGCCCGCGTCGGCCAGCGGGTGGGTGGCGCCGACGGCGGGGCGCAGGGCGCCGGCCTCGAGGTGGGGGAGGAGCCGGGCCCACTGCTCCTGCAGCAGGCCCGGGGTGGCCATCACCAGCTCGCCCCAGGCCACGCCGACCACCGAGGTGTTGGCCAGCAGGAGCCGGTTGACCTTCACCGTCGGGATCTCGCCCCCGACGAAGCCGAGCACCAGCAGCCGCCCCTCCCGGGCCAGGCTGCGGAGCGAGTCGGTGAAGCGGTCGCCGCCGACGGGGTCGACCACCACGTCCACGCCCCGGCCGTCGGTGAGCTCGCGGGCCGCGTCCTTGAAGCCGTCGACGGGCAGGGTCTCGTCGGCGCCGAGCCGGCGGGCGAGGGCCGCCTTCTCCTCGGTGGAGGTCACGGCCAGCACCCGCGCCCCGAGCACCTTGGCGACCTGCACGGCCGCGGCACCCACGCCGCCCGCCGCGCCGTGGACGAGGACGGTCTCGCCGGCCTGCACCCGGCCCCGGCGGCCGAGGGCCAGCTCCGCGGTCAGGTGGTTCACCGGCAGCGCCGCACCCTCGGCGAAGGAGACGTCGTCGGGGAGCGGGAACACCGAGTCGGCCCCCGCCGCGGCCACCTCGGCGAAGCCGCCGATGCCGCAGAGGGCGGCCACCCGGTCGCCGGCGGCGAACCCGCTGCCCTCGGGGGCGGAGCGGACCGTGCCGGCGACCTCGGAGCCGGGCACGAAGGGCGGGGTCGGCTTCATCTGGTACTCGCCCCGGGTCAGCAGCACGTCGGGGTAGGTGACGCCGGCGGCGGCCACGTCGATGAGCACCCTGCCCCCGGCCTCGGGCGCGTCGACATCGGCCACCTCCACCGCGACGGGGCCGTCCAACCGGGTCACCAGGGCTGCCTGCACGTGTCCTCCTCGGGGTGGGGAGGGCGACGGTACCGCCCGGGGCCGGGGCGGTCCCGGGCAGGAACATTGACATCGCTACATAACGGTGCCAATGTCGATCCGTGGCCACCCAGGAGGAACGTCGGGCCCAGACCCGCGAGGCCCTGCTCGAGGCGGGGGCCACCCTCTTCGCCGAGCGGGGTGTGGCCGGGGCGTCGGTCGACGCCATCGCCGAGCGGGCCGGGCGCACCTCCGGTGCGCTCTACGACCACTTCGGCTCCAAGGAGGGCCTGCTGTTCGCCCTCCTGGCCGGGTGGGTCGACGACGCCACCGCGGTCATCGCGGCCGAGCAGGCCACTGCCGCCAGCCTCGACGAGTGGGTCGCGGCCATGTGGCGCGCCGTCTCGGACCCGCCGTCGGGCGACGCCCGCTGGATCGCCCTGGAGCACGAGCTGTGGAGCTGGGCGGCCCAGAGCGAGCGCGCCCGCCGCCACCTCGCCCGCCGCTACCAGGCCGCCTGGGACGGCATCGACGAGGTCGCCACCGCCTGGGCCGACCCCGTCCCCGGCGCCCGCGTCGGGCCCGCCGTCGTCGGCGTCCTCATGGGCCTGGAGATGATGCGCCGCATCGACCCCGACGCCGTCACCGACGCCACCGCGGTGGCCACCCTCCGCGCCGTGCTCACGGCCGCGCCCGACCGCAGCCCGACCCGGTGACGACCCCGCACGTCACGAGGTGCCTGGCACCTCGTGACGTCCCCTCGACCTGACCTCCCGGCACCCGCCGGACCGACCCCCACCAGGAGACCCCCATGCGCACGCCCATCTGCGACGACCTCGGCATCGAGTTCCCCATCTTCGCCTTCACCCACTGCCGCGACGTCGTGGCCGCGGTGTCCCGCGCCGGCGGCTTCGGCGTCCTCGGTGCGGTGGGGTTCACCCCCGAGCAGCTCGAGGTCGAGCTGGCGTGGATCGACGAGCACGTCGGCGACCACCCCTACGGCGTCGACATCGTCATCCCCGGCAAGTACGAGGGCATGGACGACATGGACCCCGAGCACCTGGCCCAGACCCTCCGTGACATGGTCCCTGAGGAGCACCTGGCCTTCGCCCGCAAGCTGCTCTCCGACCGGGGCGTGCCCGAGCTCCCCGAGGGCGAGAGCAACGAGCTCCAGCTGCTGGGCTGGACCGAGGCCACCGCCCTGCCCCAGGTGCAGACCGCCCTGGCCCACCCCAAGGTGGCGCTCATCGCCAACGCCCTCGGCACCCCGCCCGTCGACGTGATCGAGCTCATCCACGACGCGGGCCGGAAGGTGGCCGCCCTGTGCGGTTCCCCCCACCAGGCCCTGAAGCACAAGGAGGCCGGCGTCGACCTGGTCATCGCCCAGGGCGGCGAGGGCGGCGGCCACACCGGCGAGGTCGGCTCCATCGTCCTCTGGCCCCAGATCGCGGCAGCCATCGCCCCCACCCCGATGCTGGCAGCCGGCGGCGTCGGCTCCGGCCAGCAGATCGCGGCGGCCCTCGCCCTCGGCGCCCAGGGCGTGTGGGCCGGGTCGCTGTGGCTCACCGTCGAGGAGGCCGACCTCCCGCCGGCGCAGAAGAAGCAGCTCCTCGACGCCTCGTCGCGCGACACCGTGCGCAGCAAGTCCTTCACCGGCAAGCCCTGCCGCATGATCAAGACGGAGTGGACCGAGGCGTGGTCGGCGGCCGACGCCCCCGACCCGCTCCCCATGCCGCTGCAGTACATGGTCTCGGGCGACTGCGTGGCCCGCAGCCACCGCTACGCCGACAAGGCCCTCTCGGTCATGTTCAACCCGGTGGGCCAGGTGGTCGGCCAGCTCGACCACGTCGAGAAGACCTCCGCCGTCGTGCAGCGCCTGGTCGAGGAGTACCTGGAGGCCGTCGACCGCCTCGACACCCTCACCGCCGCGGCCGCCGGCGCCTGACGGGCCCGGCCGTGGCCTCGCCCTTCACCCCGTTCCGGCTGGGGCCGGTGGAGCTGCGGAACCGCATCGTCAAGGCCGCCACCTTCGAGGGGGTCATGCCCCGCGGCGCGGTGACCGACGAGCTGGTCGACTTCCACCGGCGGGTGGCCCGGGGCGGGGCCGCACTCACCACCGTCGCCTACTGCGCGGTCATGCCCGCGGGGCGGGTGCAGCGCCACACCCTGGTGATGGATGAGGCCACCGGCCGCGACCTCCGCCGCCTCACCGACGCGGTGCACGCCGAGGGCGCGGCGGCGGCCGCCCAGCTGGGCCACGCCGGCCTGGTGGCCGACACCCGGTCCAACCGCATGCCCACCCTGGCCCCCTCCACCCGGCCGTCGATGTCGGCCCAGGGCCTGGTGCGGCGGGCCACCGAGGCCCAGCTCGACGAGGTCGTGCTCGCCTTCCGCACCGCGGCCCGCCACGCGGTGGAGGCCGGCTTCGACGTGCTGGAGGTGCACCTGGGCCACGGCTACCTCCTCAGCTCCTTCCTCAGCCCGCAGCTCAACCGGCGCCGGGACCGGTGGGGCGGCGACCTGGAGGCCCGCAGCCGGTTCCCCCGGCGCGTGGTCGCCGCCGTCCGCGACGAGGTCGGGGGCGAGGTGGCCGTCACGGCCAAGGTGAACATGGTCGACGGCCCTCGCCGGGGGATGGGCATCGACGAGGGCGTGGAGGTGGTGCGGCTGCTCGAGGGCGACGGCGACCTCGACGCCGTCGAGCTCACCGCGGGCAGCTCCCTGCAGGACCCCATGTACCTCTTCCGGGGCGACGTCCCCCTGGAGCAGATGGTGGCCACCCAGCCGCGGGCCGCCGGCCTCGGCCTGCGCCTGGTGGGGCCCCGGCTGTTCCGCCGCTACCCGTTCGAGGAGGCGTTCCTCCGGCCCCTCGCCCGCCGGGTGCGCGCCGCGGTGGGGATGCCGCTGATCCTGCTCGGGGGGATCAACCGCCTCGACACCGTCGAGGACGCCCTCGACGAGGGCTTCGAGCTGGTGGCCATGGGCCGGGCCCTCCTGCGGGACCCGGACCTGGTGACCTCGTTCCGCGAGGGGACCCGCACCGAGTCGCGCTGCACGCACTGCAACGAGTGCATGCCGACGATCTACTCCGGCACGCACTGCGTGCTGGCCGAGCCCGGCCGCCCCGTCGCCCCCACCTGACCCGGCGGCCGTCGGGACGCCCCGACGCCCCGCGCCCGTCGCCCGTCCCCCCTCCCCCCCGAACCAGAGACCAGACGCGTCGTCCCCGCGACGCGTCTGGTCGCTGGTTCGCAGCGGGGACCGGCCGCGGCCGGGCCGGGTCCGGGGCGTCGGTGGGCCCGGGCCGCCGTAGCGTCACGGCGTGGAGTGGCGTGTCGTCCTGGCGGTGGTGAGCGGCGTCGGGCTGGTCGTGGGCACCGTGGCCTCCATCGCCCTCGTCCCGTGGATGCGGCTGTTCTTCGGCACGCTGGCGGTGGCCATGGCCGGCGTCGCGGGCGTGGGCGCCCTGGTGGTGTGGGAGCAGCCCGAGTCCTTCGCCTTCCTGGGCGCAGCCGTGGTCTTCGCCGTCTTGGGGACGGTGCTGCTGCGCTGGGGGCGGGCCACCGACCGGCGCCCGGGGCCCGAGCAGGCCTGACCCCGGGGCGACCGCCCGGGGCCGCCGTCAGGGCAGGTGGGACCGGAACAGGGACACGAGCCGGGCCAGGCCCTCGGCCGTGCCCTCCAGGTCGGGGGCCGCCCAGCGGACGTCGGCCCGGACCTCGGTGGCCCCCACCGCGAGCAGGGTCGGCACCGCGGCCATGGTGGCCTCCAGGTCGACGCTCCCGTCGTCGGCGCGCACCACCGGCAGGGGCACCCGCACCTGGAGGACGTCGGGGTCCCGGCCCGCGCCCTCCATGGCCGCCCGGAGCACGTCGACGCCGGTGCGGACGTCCTCGAGCGTGGCGCCCATGATCGGGATCCAGCCGTCGCCGAGCTCGACGATGCGGCGCACGTTGCGGCGGTGGAGCGTGCCCGAGAACAGGACCGGCAGCCGGTCCTGGGCCGGGGTGGGCGAGCAGGTCAGGTCCGGGAACGACACCGTCGGCAGGTCGACCGACGCGTGGGGGCCGGCCCACAGGGCCCGGCAGGCGGCGATGCCGTCGGTGAGCAGCTGGCCCCGGCGGTCGTGGTCGAGCCCGGCGCCCTCCAGCTCGTCGCGGAGCCAGCCCGTGCCCACCCCCAGGTCGACCCGGCCGCGGGAGAGGACGTCGAGGGTGGCCACGGTCTTGGCCAGCACGATGGCCGGGCGCAGGGGCACCACGAGGATGCCGGTGGAGAGCCGGACCCGCTCCGTCGCCCCGGCCAGGGCGGTGAGGACGGTGAGGGGCTCGAGCCACGGGGCGTCCAGCGGCCGGGGGAAGCGGCCCCAGGGGTAGTCGACGGCGCCGGGTCCGATGGCCACGTGGTCGGGGACCACGATCCGGTCGACGCCGGCCTCGTCGGCCTCGCGGCCCAGGGCGACGAGGCGGGACCAGTCGCCGTCGGCCCAGGTGCCGAAGGAGGGCAGCGAGACCGACAGGGTGGGGCGCACGGGGCGGAGCGTAGGGGCGGGGACGGACCCCGGTCCGGGACGGGGCCCCGGCTCAGTCGAAGCGGCCCCGGTACTCGGGGGAGGCGAAGAACATGGACACCAGGCGCTGGATGGACGTGCCCGCGTCGCCCTTGGCCACCCAGAAGGCGAACCCGCTCGGGTCCGGCGCCCGGCGCAGGAGCCCGGCGTAGGTCATGGTCACCTCGACCCGGACCCGCAGGTGGTCGACCGCGGCGGGCAGCGCGGTGATGGCCGCCATCACGTCGCCTCGGGTCGCGCTCCGGGCCGCGAGGCGCGCCGCCCAGTCCGAGGCCCACCCGGACGGTGCGGTGCGACCGGTGGCGTCGCGGTGGGCCCGGTCGACGAACGCCCGGTCACCGAGCCCGCCGTACCGGGCGGTGAAGGCGGGGCGCGAGGTGGCGATGGCGGCCACGGAGGCGAGGGTCTCCCGGGCCCGCAGGCGCGCCGCCCAGTCGGTGATGTCGGCGTAGGCGTAGGGGTCGCCGAAGCAGGCCAGGGCCAGCCGGGCGGCCGGGGCCACCACCGCCCCGAACTCCCCGGAGTTCAGGAAGGCGTTGACCACCCAGGGGATGGAGGCCCCGCCGGTGAGCCGGCCCACCCAGTAGGTGAGCCCGGCCTGGTCCGCGGTGCGGCCCAGGAAGTCGATGTACTGCTGGCGCACGAGGGTGGCCGGGTCCGGGAAGGGCCGCCAGGTCCCGTCGACGGGCGGGGGCGGCGTCGAGGGCCCGCCGGGCGACCGGCGGAAGAGGCCCAGGTCGGGGTAGGTGCCGCCGAGGACGGTGCTGCTGCCGCCGGCCAGCCAGCCGTCGACGACCGAGGCGTAGTACGAGCGGAGGTCGACCTGGACCTTGAGGTCGCCGCGCCCGTCGAGGTCGTCGAGGCGGGGCTGGGCCCCGTGCAGGCCGCCGGCCACGTTGCTCCCGATCACCAGCTGCGGGGCGGCGGTGCCGTGGTCGGTGCCGCCCGAGCCGTTGGCCCGGACGGTGCGCCCGAACTCCGAGAAGGTCATCAGCGCGACCCGGTCGCGGAAGGTGGGGGAGAGGGTGGTGAAGAATGCCTCGATGGCGGCGTCGAGCTCGTCCATGAGCACGCCGTAGCCGTAGCCCATGCCGTCGTGGAGGTCGTAGCTGCCGTGGCTGCAGGAGATCACCCGCACGCCGAGGTCGGCGTTGACGAGCCGGGCCGCCAGGGTGAGGTCCGGCACGAGGCGGCCGCCGGGCAGCGCCGGCTGGTACAGCGGCGCCAGGCGCTGGGCCAGGGCGACCGAGGAGGCCCCGGCGTCGGCCACCAGGTCCGAGAGCCGGCCCCGGCCCGTGGTGCCCGCGCCCATGGCCGTGACCCCGTCGTAGACGGGTGCCATCCACGGCTCGCTGCGGTCGGCCCCGAAGAGGTCGGCGCTCGGACCCATGGCCGTCACCTGGGAGCGCTGGCCCTTCAGGTGCAGCGGCACCGAGGAGCCCACCTGCACGGCCCGCAGCCCCTGCTCGGACTCGGGGACGCCGTCGAGCCACCGCCCCAGCCAGCCCGTGGTCCGGCTCGTCCCGGCCGTGCCCGCCATCCAGGTCGCGGTGGACGAGAAGTGGCTGAGGTCGCCCAGGGTCTGGCCCACGCCCTGCACCACCGCGACCTGCCCCGCGTCCCAGCGGGCCTTGAGGCGGGGGAGCCGGGGGTTGAGGCCCAGGCCGTCGGCGAGGGACAGGGCGCCGGTGACGGCCAGGTTCCCCCGGGCGGTGCGGTAGCGGCCGGAGTCGGGGTGCGCCGTGGTCGGGGCGACCATGCCGAGCCCGTCGTTGCCGCCCCCCAGCTGGAGGACGACCAGCACGCCGTCGGTTGCGCCGATCGGCGTGGCCGCGGCGGCCAGGTGGTCGGCCCACGACGGCACCAGGGCGGCACCGGCGCCGACCGCCAGGGCGCCCTTGAGGAAGGTGCGCCGGGCCACCTGGCCGGGCAGGGCGTCGGCCGGCGTGCTGAGGAGGGCCTGGATCTCTTCGTGCTCGAGGTCGTCCACGGTGCGCCTCACGCCATCTGGAAGTCGGGGGAGAGCATGGTGAGGGCCACCAGCCCGGGGGTGACGGCCCAGCGCCGGCGCGCCGTCTGCTCGCCGGCCACGAAGGCCTCGAGCGACGACCGGGTGACCGGCGAGGGGTCGTCGATGCCGAAGCGGTCGAGGGCGCGCTGCACGGCCACCGCCGGGGCCAGGTCGCCGTAGCCCGCGAAGACGCCGGCGTCGGAGGCCTTCCACCGGGTGTGGCTGGCGAACGCGGCCCGGCCCCACGCGGTGGAGGTGGAGATCCAGCCCTCGTTGCCGCGCCAGCCGCCCACGTTGGGCGGGGCGTAGAGGCGCTGGCCGCAGCGCTCGACCCACCACTCGGGGTGGAGCACGGCGGCGGGGAGCCCGAGGGCCCGCATGGTGGCCGCGACCCACTCCACCGGGCTGCGGACGAGGCCGGTGCGGGTGGCCGGGGCCCGGAAGTCGGGGTGGAGGAACAGGGCCCGCACCAGGGCCCGGACCTGCATGCCCGAGGCCACGAAGGCCCCGGCCAGGGCGTCGAGCGTGGCCGGGGCGATCGGGGGCCCGGCGAGGAAGGTCCACAGCTTGGTGGTGATGAACCGGGCGCAGGCGGCCTGCCGGGAGCCGCGCACCATCTCGGTGATGGTGTCGGGGCCGTCCCAGGCCCGGGTGATCCCGAAGATCGTCTTGGTCCCGGCGTCGTGGCGGGAGGGGCTGAAGGCGTAGCGCTCGGTGGTGCGATCGACGCCGTGGCCGGTCCAGGCCCGGGCCATGGCGGCCACGTCGGCCTCGCCGTAGTGGCCCTGGCCGAGGAGGAAGAGCTCCATCAGCTCCCGGGCGAAGTTCTCGTTGGGCTTGCCGGCCACGTTCGACTCGTTGTCGAGGTAGACGAGCATCGCCGGGTCCACGGCCATGGCCTGGGCCAGG
Above is a window of Iamia majanohamensis DNA encoding:
- the asnB gene encoding asparagine synthase (glutamine-hydrolyzing), yielding MCGIVGLWDVASAAEVGTLLSTLVHRGPDGRGTAELAPGRAFGHQRLSIVDLETGAQPFVQTAADGRVRCLVANGEIYNAPDLRDELAHAPFTSASDSEVILHLLDGDAGAVDRLHGMFAFALAEGDELLLGRDPLGIKPLYVGTVDGGTVFASELKALPAGTADARALLPGSTLSSVAGAHRYAEVPDTPAAPEGSTTPEAAAAQVREVLDQAVVARLMADVPVGAFLSGGLDSSAICALLRQHVDDLHTFTVGLEGSPDLVAARVVAEHLGTIHHEHVLTVDEVAAAVPEVVVALESFDQDLVRSAVPTWFVSRLAAQHVKVVLTGEGADELFAGYAYHKAITDPVALQAEARRSIGELHHVNLQRVDRMTMAHSLEARVPFLDTRMIATALALPAEMRLPTVGGIEKTLLRMAVDDLLPHDIVWRDKAQFDEGSGTADLLPTLEHLSDGIDLDAYRAAQPGTDLRSVEECGYHQMLARGVDHPEVVLPTVARWADRPAA
- a CDS encoding fatty acid desaturase family protein, with the translated sequence MTAPHTTLPLDLDAEEVEAIGRELDAIYDETIASLGTDDERYIKRLIRTQRTLAVGSRVVMEAGALLRARRGRGVRSGPGARVGLGLLGLGAVGLGLAKVLENMEIGHNVMHGQWDWMDDPEISSTTWEWDTTCASDHWKHGHNIVHHTWTNVMGKDRDIGYEILRTSSEQPWNPVYLAQPAYNTLLMLLFEYGVGLHELDPEKLLSGTTEEKATQVELLRGFARKAGRQMAKDYVLWPALAGPRFADVAVANASANLLRNVWAYLIIFCGHFPDGVHLFDCQVVEDETRAGWYLRQLLAAANIEGSGPFHLVSGNLSFQIEHHLFPDMPSNRYAEVSVRVRGLCERYGLPYNTGRFSRQIGTTMRKIWRYALPGGEDSRTDAPAVAEPARAAA
- a CDS encoding ferredoxin reductase, giving the protein MRIKERVGEVVDAFATPLRASHYVELVNPLWSSHRLQARVEDVWDETPDARTLTLRPGRGWRRHRAGQHIRVGVPIDGRRFTRTYSISSSPERRDGCITITVKVLEGGRMSGHLVRDLRPGTHLPIGLPQGDFLVPEAVPVRPLLVTAGSGITPVMSMLRTWALVGNMPDVAHLHYAPTRHDVIFGAELERLAAEHRRYDLHTVLTRSDGGSHFCREQLDALCPDWQEREVWVCGPQGLIEAVEDHHRDAPGARPVHVERFRASLAEIDADARGGTATFLSGGTEVEADADATTPLLRVAEDAGLNPAHGCRMGICHTCDVPLATGSVRDLRTGDLIDEPGRAVQICTAAAAGDCTIDLQETS
- a CDS encoding NADPH:quinone oxidoreductase family protein, with the translated sequence MQAALVTRLDGPVAVEVADVDAPEAGGRVLIDVAAAGVTYPDVLLTRGEYQMKPTPPFVPGSEVAGTVRSAPEGSGFAAGDRVAALCGIGGFAEVAAAGADSVFPLPDDVSFAEGAALPVNHLTAELALGRRGRVQAGETVLVHGAAGGVGAAAVQVAKVLGARVLAVTSTEEKAALARRLGADETLPVDGFKDAARELTDGRGVDVVVDPVGGDRFTDSLRSLAREGRLLVLGFVGGEIPTVKVNRLLLANTSVVGVAWGELVMATPGLLQEQWARLLPHLEAGALRPAVGATHPLADAGAALARLDERRALGNVVLTVP
- a CDS encoding TetR/AcrR family transcriptional regulator; protein product: MATQEERRAQTREALLEAGATLFAERGVAGASVDAIAERAGRTSGALYDHFGSKEGLLFALLAGWVDDATAVIAAEQATAASLDEWVAAMWRAVSDPPSGDARWIALEHELWSWAAQSERARRHLARRYQAAWDGIDEVATAWADPVPGARVGPAVVGVLMGLEMMRRIDPDAVTDATAVATLRAVLTAAPDRSPTR
- a CDS encoding nitronate monooxygenase, which encodes MRTPICDDLGIEFPIFAFTHCRDVVAAVSRAGGFGVLGAVGFTPEQLEVELAWIDEHVGDHPYGVDIVIPGKYEGMDDMDPEHLAQTLRDMVPEEHLAFARKLLSDRGVPELPEGESNELQLLGWTEATALPQVQTALAHPKVALIANALGTPPVDVIELIHDAGRKVAALCGSPHQALKHKEAGVDLVIAQGGEGGGHTGEVGSIVLWPQIAAAIAPTPMLAAGGVGSGQQIAAALALGAQGVWAGSLWLTVEEADLPPAQKKQLLDASSRDTVRSKSFTGKPCRMIKTEWTEAWSAADAPDPLPMPLQYMVSGDCVARSHRYADKALSVMFNPVGQVVGQLDHVEKTSAVVQRLVEEYLEAVDRLDTLTAAAAGA
- a CDS encoding NADH:flavin oxidoreductase, which translates into the protein MASPFTPFRLGPVELRNRIVKAATFEGVMPRGAVTDELVDFHRRVARGGAALTTVAYCAVMPAGRVQRHTLVMDEATGRDLRRLTDAVHAEGAAAAAQLGHAGLVADTRSNRMPTLAPSTRPSMSAQGLVRRATEAQLDEVVLAFRTAARHAVEAGFDVLEVHLGHGYLLSSFLSPQLNRRRDRWGGDLEARSRFPRRVVAAVRDEVGGEVAVTAKVNMVDGPRRGMGIDEGVEVVRLLEGDGDLDAVELTAGSSLQDPMYLFRGDVPLEQMVATQPRAAGLGLRLVGPRLFRRYPFEEAFLRPLARRVRAAVGMPLILLGGINRLDTVEDALDEGFELVAMGRALLRDPDLVTSFREGTRTESRCTHCNECMPTIYSGTHCVLAEPGRPVAPT
- a CDS encoding TIGR03619 family F420-dependent LLM class oxidoreductase yields the protein MRPTLSVSLPSFGTWADGDWSRLVALGREADEAGVDRIVVPDHVAIGPGAVDYPWGRFPRPLDAPWLEPLTVLTALAGATERVRLSTGILVVPLRPAIVLAKTVATLDVLSRGRVDLGVGTGWLRDELEGAGLDHDRRGQLLTDGIAACRALWAGPHASVDLPTVSFPDLTCSPTPAQDRLPVLFSGTLHRRNVRRIVELGDGWIPIMGATLEDVRTGVDVLRAAMEGAGRDPDVLQVRVPLPVVRADDGSVDLEATMAAVPTLLAVGATEVRADVRWAAPDLEGTAEGLARLVSLFRSHLP
- a CDS encoding DUF1501 domain-containing protein; its protein translation is MRRTVDDLEHEEIQALLSTPADALPGQVARRTFLKGALAVGAGAALVPSWADHLAAAATPIGATDGVLVVLQLGGGNDGLGMVAPTTAHPDSGRYRTARGNLAVTGALSLADGLGLNPRLPRLKARWDAGQVAVVQGVGQTLGDLSHFSSTATWMAGTAGTSRTTGWLGRWLDGVPESEQGLRAVQVGSSVPLHLKGQRSQVTAMGPSADLFGADRSEPWMAPVYDGVTAMGAGTTGRGRLSDLVADAGASSVALAQRLAPLYQPALPGGRLVPDLTLAARLVNADLGVRVISCSHGSYDLHDGMGYGYGVLMDELDAAIEAFFTTLSPTFRDRVALMTFSEFGRTVRANGSGGTDHGTAAPQLVIGSNVAGGLHGAQPRLDDLDGRGDLKVQVDLRSYYASVVDGWLAGGSSTVLGGTYPDLGLFRRSPGGPSTPPPPVDGTWRPFPDPATLVRQQYIDFLGRTADQAGLTYWVGRLTGGASIPWVVNAFLNSGEFGAVVAPAARLALACFGDPYAYADITDWAARLRARETLASVAAIATSRPAFTARYGGLGDRAFVDRAHRDATGRTAPSGWASDWAARLAARSATRGDVMAAITALPAAVDHLRVRVEVTMTYAGLLRRAPDPSGFAFWVAKGDAGTSIQRLVSMFFASPEYRGRFD